In the genome of Halapricum salinum, one region contains:
- a CDS encoding TrmB family transcriptional regulator — protein MDTERLRTALENAGVTQYEADAYVALLEHGTATASELAEASDVPQTRIYDVVRSLADRGYAETYQEGSLQVRANDPETVIEDLESYADTFLDAAEEIDQRWSQPDVTHATISVVSQPQTVLRQAREWIESAEHEVEVSATPAQFERLRDAICAAFDRGVVVKLTLTREDDAIPPASDLDPEMGEPGGAESDTDRPFADVREQFEGCVTEVRYRDMETQFLAVVDREHAAFAPESTLPDSSRYGVLVNDASLSRVFYWFFQTALWNTWETVYSTRSEGLPATYSNIRECLHHVTPLVRDGARVVLTVEGVDTESGESVELTGGISNLVSAEYDFEVDAPPLASFVHQATIWLDVDDETYTIGGWGSYMEDVEGERFTVELVEAED, from the coding sequence ATGGATACCGAGCGGCTCCGCACAGCGCTCGAAAACGCCGGCGTCACCCAGTACGAGGCCGACGCCTACGTCGCGCTGCTCGAACACGGTACGGCGACGGCCTCGGAGCTCGCCGAGGCCTCGGACGTCCCGCAGACGCGAATCTACGATGTCGTCCGTAGCCTCGCCGACCGTGGTTACGCCGAGACCTACCAGGAAGGCAGCCTCCAGGTCCGGGCAAACGACCCCGAGACAGTGATCGAAGATCTGGAGAGCTACGCCGACACCTTCCTCGACGCCGCCGAGGAGATCGACCAGCGCTGGAGCCAACCCGACGTCACCCACGCCACCATCAGCGTCGTCTCTCAGCCCCAGACCGTGCTCAGGCAGGCTCGCGAGTGGATCGAGTCGGCCGAACACGAGGTCGAGGTCAGCGCGACGCCCGCACAGTTCGAGCGCCTGCGAGACGCGATCTGTGCGGCCTTCGACCGGGGGGTCGTCGTCAAACTCACACTCACCAGAGAGGACGACGCGATCCCGCCGGCGAGCGACCTCGATCCCGAGATGGGCGAGCCCGGCGGTGCCGAATCCGACACCGACCGGCCGTTCGCGGACGTCCGCGAGCAGTTCGAGGGGTGTGTCACCGAGGTCCGCTATCGCGACATGGAGACGCAGTTTCTGGCCGTCGTCGACCGCGAGCACGCCGCGTTCGCCCCCGAGTCGACGCTCCCGGATTCGAGCCGCTACGGCGTGCTCGTCAACGACGCCTCGCTGTCGCGGGTGTTCTACTGGTTCTTCCAGACCGCGCTGTGGAACACCTGGGAGACCGTCTACTCGACTCGGTCGGAAGGGCTTCCGGCCACCTACTCGAACATCCGGGAGTGTCTCCATCACGTCACCCCACTCGTCCGAGACGGCGCGCGCGTCGTGCTCACCGTCGAGGGCGTCGACACCGAATCCGGGGAGTCGGTCGAACTGACCGGCGGGATCTCGAACCTCGTCTCCGCGGAGTACGACTTCGAGGTCGACGCGCCGCCGCTTGCGTCGTTCGTCCACCAGGCGACCATCTGGCTCGACGTCGACGACGAAACCTACACGATCGGCGGCTGGGGCTCGTACATGGAAGACGTCGAAGGCGAGCGCTTCACGGTCGAGTTAGTCGAAGCAGAGGACTGA
- a CDS encoding TRAM domain-containing protein — MPDCPLADDCPEFTERISGMGCQHYGDRGGAEWCNHYNQPIKELKAQPVKMGEEVVVDVEDIHESGAGVGRTDDGFIVLVDGVLPEARARVKITNVHSNHAKAEEVERLEMAETTSEETVEDERDAADEDEDDRGPRLGSRDNFWGS, encoded by the coding sequence ATGCCGGACTGCCCACTCGCCGACGATTGCCCCGAATTCACCGAGCGTATCTCCGGGATGGGGTGTCAACACTACGGCGACCGCGGGGGAGCTGAGTGGTGCAACCACTACAACCAGCCGATCAAGGAACTCAAAGCCCAGCCCGTCAAGATGGGCGAAGAGGTCGTCGTCGACGTCGAGGACATCCACGAGAGCGGCGCGGGCGTCGGCCGAACCGACGACGGGTTCATCGTGCTCGTCGACGGCGTCCTCCCGGAGGCACGCGCTCGAGTCAAGATCACGAACGTCCACTCGAACCACGCCAAAGCCGAGGAGGTCGAGCGACTCGAGATGGCCGAGACGACCTCCGAAGAGACCGTCGAGGACGAGCGCGACGCCGCGGACGAGGACGAAGACGACCGCGGACCACGGCTGGGCAGCCGGGACAACTTCTGGGGCAGCTAG
- a CDS encoding Tfx family DNA-binding protein — protein MTDADSILEQAGFDSEASILTRRQAEVLALRERGLTQSAIAEQFGTSRANVASIESSARENVRKARETIAVAETLRAPVQIDVEAGTDLYDVPPVVFEACDDAGVKVPHTAPELLSTVSEAAGDAVVGREIRVEILVSVSADGTVRVRRTSDD, from the coding sequence GTGACTGACGCCGATTCGATCCTCGAACAGGCGGGATTCGATTCCGAGGCGTCGATTCTGACGCGTCGGCAGGCCGAAGTGCTGGCGCTTCGCGAGCGCGGGCTCACCCAGTCGGCCATCGCCGAGCAGTTCGGAACCTCACGAGCCAACGTCGCGAGTATCGAGTCCAGCGCCCGTGAGAACGTCCGGAAAGCTCGCGAGACCATCGCCGTCGCCGAGACGCTTCGGGCCCCGGTCCAGATCGACGTCGAAGCCGGGACCGATCTCTACGACGTGCCACCCGTCGTCTTCGAGGCCTGTGACGACGCCGGTGTGAAGGTGCCACACACGGCGCCGGAACTGCTGTCGACGGTGAGTGAAGCCGCCGGCGACGCGGTCGTGGGCCGCGAGATCAGGGTGGAGATTCTCGTCAGCGTCAGCGCCGACGGGACGGTCAGGGTCCGGCGAACCAGCGACGACTAG
- a CDS encoding SDR family oxidoreductase has protein sequence MDLQLQDDAALCTAATSGLGLASAKALARAGCDVAVCGTTPEHVDDAREELRAVGDGDVLAVEADITDPDEVEAFVETTVERFDGLDHVVTSAGGPASGSFVETTERDWYQAYDLLVMSYVWTTRAALPHLQDGGGTITAITSRSVREVLDDLVLSNAVRRAVIGLVKTQSREFAPAVRVNAVLPGAHETSRIRELVEDAVERGEYDTYDAGLADWATDVPLGRIGDPRELGDVVAFLASDRASYVTGVGLPIDGGSTRS, from the coding sequence ATGGATCTGCAACTGCAGGACGACGCGGCGCTCTGTACCGCTGCTACGAGTGGTCTCGGCCTCGCGAGTGCGAAGGCGCTGGCGCGTGCGGGCTGTGACGTTGCCGTCTGTGGGACGACTCCCGAACACGTCGACGACGCCCGCGAGGAACTCCGGGCCGTCGGCGACGGCGACGTCCTCGCCGTCGAGGCCGACATCACCGATCCCGACGAAGTCGAGGCGTTCGTCGAGACCACGGTCGAGCGCTTCGACGGCCTCGATCACGTCGTCACGAGTGCGGGCGGACCCGCCAGTGGGTCGTTCGTCGAGACGACCGAGCGAGACTGGTACCAGGCCTACGACCTGCTCGTGATGAGCTATGTCTGGACGACCCGGGCAGCGCTTCCACATCTTCAGGACGGCGGCGGAACCATCACCGCGATTACGTCTCGGTCGGTCAGAGAGGTGCTGGACGACCTCGTGCTCTCGAACGCCGTTCGACGCGCGGTGATCGGACTCGTCAAGACACAATCTAGAGAGTTCGCACCTGCCGTACGTGTCAACGCCGTGCTCCCGGGTGCACACGAAACCAGCCGGATTCGGGAACTCGTCGAAGACGCTGTCGAGCGCGGCGAGTACGACACCTACGACGCGGGCCTCGCTGATTGGGCCACCGACGTCCCGCTCGGCCGGATCGGCGATCCCCGGGAACTCGGCGACGTCGTCGCATTCCTCGCCAGCGACCGCGCCAGTTACGTCACCGGCGTTGGCCTCCCCATCGACGGCGGATCGACGCGAAGTTGA
- a CDS encoding PKD domain-containing protein translates to MGQFRPHSWLLVTVVFVAVVLGSTAVSAAVVTTDTTDAESAGSTVVAECTASPTEVNIGETVTLDASNSDASFIQFDKEGDGQYERGDETDFIVNVTYSEAGTYQPQAQDDTGDVDQCGEVYVNSPPSAAFTWRPDPGVAGQPVEFDASNSVDGDGEIVAYHWDWDGDELIDETTDAPVVNETFFQTGFRNVGLTVEDDGGSNSTTYRDVEIVEATVIARCSVEPQTVVVGQNVTIDASASENASYLGYDFGDGTSRPETVEFTVNHSYSEPGEYTPVITVYGPGGKSDTVECPTITVERANARPTAEFTWSPNLGIAGESMTFDASNSSDPDGTIGTYRWDWDGDEQFELTTDEPVVEHTFDVPGSRFVGLQVEDDENATDIRYRDVSVVRPVVARCSVEPRTVEAGQTVVIDARASENGSYLAYDLDGDGEYERPEATEFVVEHSYDEPGEYTPVITVYGERGQSDTVECPTITVEPPNEPPEASFTYSPDPGVAGETMTFDASNSVDPDGSIETYRWDFNGDGTYEESTTDPQVERTFSTTGFRNVGLQVVDDDGATGRTTRDVELVAPQLTVRCTVEPTSVEPGENVTIRVEAANGSYLDYDFDGDGEYDRFETQEFTATTSYNETGEYAPVVRVYPAFREPETAECDTVTVEEPDESGLPIPPWWPIPAAGGGLLGLGGLAYYFFGGGGGGAAGGRPKPKPKPRPHGTQQGARYETGVFEIPADSGLLSVPVGFEPDLILCSAVNGARTDAATDRTAGWSRGIAHVTSEGIENRCLTVADDAHTTDQATCAADDDLALQVVRHEADGPPGRVTAAVTDTTSDGFEVDVSVPGDDPLAGGIRVLYQAFRTGSDVDVETGTVMTPTEPGTQTIDLGIDAEHVSLTTTAAVSDDDQLWTTDRGVGFSVGHAVAEPTPDSSMDETTLSQAVSGSSAWPGAGHPVAGVGDDAAALHLLYQDGDNLAGRTSAKATALGQTLRLQYDRVYNGPHKLGSTARHPISYLALAGEPLRPAVGTFSLPRPGETRTVDCGFEPAMIECQIAPAPLGEEVASGATPHPFGASQGTAIATGDRLRQYVLHHAVVPGQPEDRTSVSAATAEAGQARASTDGGTDRDLSAATRGANVAAGNVGAANAADLTDVQPLEPARPASSGIDPETATAPAAPEHDDDGRVGLWLATDSDGTIVGRDELSVVGITETGFRASVDSVDTDSRGPAGPRPTVVYRAWPALDVTGSERESTVQAGETRDEHPPRETQNQQQTQRKQDQQQVQGSQRERPVRENRADLSDTRPSAESSTREGRR, encoded by the coding sequence ATGGGGCAATTTCGACCCCACTCGTGGCTACTGGTGACGGTCGTCTTCGTGGCGGTCGTCCTCGGGAGCACCGCCGTCAGCGCGGCTGTCGTGACTACAGATACTACTGACGCCGAGTCCGCTGGTTCGACCGTCGTCGCCGAGTGTACGGCGAGTCCGACCGAGGTGAACATCGGCGAGACAGTCACGTTAGACGCCAGCAACTCAGATGCGAGTTTTATCCAGTTCGACAAAGAGGGTGACGGCCAGTACGAACGGGGTGACGAGACGGACTTCATCGTGAACGTCACGTACTCCGAGGCTGGAACGTACCAACCCCAGGCTCAGGACGATACTGGAGACGTCGATCAGTGCGGAGAGGTGTACGTAAACAGCCCTCCGTCAGCGGCGTTCACCTGGCGCCCGGATCCGGGCGTTGCGGGCCAGCCAGTCGAGTTCGACGCCTCGAATTCAGTGGACGGGGACGGTGAGATCGTCGCCTACCACTGGGACTGGGACGGCGACGAACTGATCGACGAGACGACCGACGCGCCGGTCGTCAACGAGACGTTCTTCCAGACCGGCTTTCGCAACGTCGGGCTCACAGTCGAAGACGACGGCGGGTCCAACTCGACGACCTACCGCGACGTCGAGATCGTTGAGGCCACCGTGATCGCCCGGTGTTCGGTCGAACCCCAGACCGTCGTGGTCGGCCAGAACGTGACGATCGACGCCAGCGCCTCGGAGAACGCCTCGTATCTCGGGTACGACTTCGGGGACGGGACGTCACGCCCCGAGACAGTCGAATTCACTGTCAACCACAGCTATTCGGAGCCCGGCGAATACACGCCAGTCATCACCGTCTACGGCCCGGGCGGCAAGAGCGATACCGTCGAGTGCCCGACGATCACTGTCGAGCGCGCGAACGCCCGGCCGACCGCCGAGTTCACCTGGAGTCCGAATCTCGGAATAGCCGGGGAGTCGATGACCTTCGACGCCTCGAACTCCTCGGACCCCGACGGGACGATCGGGACCTACCGCTGGGACTGGGACGGTGACGAGCAGTTCGAACTGACCACCGACGAGCCGGTCGTCGAACACACCTTCGACGTACCCGGGTCCAGATTCGTCGGCCTGCAGGTCGAAGACGACGAAAACGCCACGGATATCCGGTATCGTGACGTCTCCGTGGTCCGGCCGGTCGTCGCGCGGTGTTCGGTCGAACCCCGGACAGTGGAGGCCGGCCAGACGGTCGTGATCGACGCGCGTGCCTCCGAGAACGGTTCGTATCTGGCCTACGACCTCGACGGTGACGGCGAGTACGAACGGCCTGAGGCCACGGAGTTCGTCGTCGAACACAGCTACGACGAACCCGGCGAGTACACGCCCGTGATCACCGTCTACGGCGAGCGCGGGCAGTCGGATACCGTCGAGTGCCCGACGATCACGGTCGAACCCCCGAACGAACCCCCGGAGGCGTCGTTCACCTACAGTCCCGATCCGGGCGTCGCAGGAGAGACGATGACCTTCGACGCCTCGAACTCCGTGGATCCGGACGGCTCGATCGAGACCTACCGCTGGGACTTCAACGGCGACGGGACCTACGAGGAGTCCACGACTGATCCCCAGGTCGAACGGACGTTCTCGACGACCGGCTTCCGAAACGTCGGCCTGCAGGTCGTCGACGACGATGGCGCGACGGGCCGGACGACCCGTGACGTCGAACTCGTCGCTCCCCAACTGACCGTTCGCTGTACGGTCGAACCGACGTCGGTCGAACCGGGAGAGAACGTCACGATCCGGGTCGAAGCCGCGAACGGTTCGTATCTCGACTACGACTTCGACGGCGACGGCGAGTACGACCGCTTCGAGACCCAGGAATTCACGGCAACGACGAGCTACAACGAGACCGGCGAGTACGCGCCGGTCGTCAGGGTCTACCCGGCGTTCAGGGAACCGGAGACCGCCGAGTGTGATACCGTCACGGTCGAGGAACCCGACGAGAGCGGCTTGCCGATCCCGCCGTGGTGGCCGATTCCGGCTGCCGGGGGCGGACTACTCGGGCTCGGCGGGCTCGCGTACTACTTCTTCGGCGGTGGCGGCGGTGGAGCCGCTGGTGGCCGACCGAAGCCCAAACCGAAGCCGCGCCCGCACGGTACCCAGCAGGGCGCCCGCTACGAAACCGGCGTGTTCGAGATCCCCGCCGACTCCGGGCTGCTCTCGGTCCCGGTCGGATTCGAGCCCGATTTGATCCTCTGTAGCGCCGTCAACGGCGCGCGGACCGACGCCGCGACCGACCGGACGGCGGGCTGGTCGCGCGGGATCGCCCACGTGACCAGCGAGGGGATCGAAAATCGGTGTCTGACCGTCGCCGACGACGCCCACACCACCGACCAGGCCACCTGCGCGGCCGACGACGACCTCGCGCTGCAGGTCGTCCGCCACGAGGCCGACGGCCCGCCCGGCCGTGTCACCGCAGCGGTCACCGACACCACTAGCGACGGATTCGAGGTGGACGTTTCGGTGCCGGGTGACGACCCGCTGGCCGGCGGGATTCGCGTGCTCTATCAGGCCTTCCGGACGGGATCGGACGTCGACGTCGAGACCGGGACCGTGATGACGCCGACCGAACCGGGAACGCAGACGATCGACCTGGGGATCGACGCCGAGCACGTCTCGCTGACGACGACGGCGGCCGTCTCCGACGACGACCAGCTGTGGACGACCGACCGCGGCGTCGGGTTCTCGGTCGGCCACGCCGTCGCCGAGCCGACACCGGACTCGTCGATGGACGAGACGACTCTCTCACAGGCCGTCTCCGGGTCCAGCGCCTGGCCGGGTGCAGGTCACCCGGTGGCTGGCGTCGGCGACGACGCGGCGGCGTTGCACTTGCTCTATCAGGACGGCGACAATCTCGCGGGCCGGACGAGCGCGAAAGCGACGGCGCTGGGCCAGACGCTTCGCCTGCAGTACGATCGGGTCTACAACGGTCCGCACAAACTGGGCTCGACGGCCCGGCATCCAATCTCGTATCTGGCGCTCGCGGGCGAGCCGTTGCGACCCGCAGTGGGGACGTTCTCGTTGCCGCGGCCGGGCGAGACGCGAACGGTGGATTGTGGGTTCGAGCCCGCGATGATCGAGTGTCAGATCGCGCCCGCCCCGCTGGGCGAGGAGGTCGCGTCGGGGGCGACCCCTCACCCGTTCGGTGCGTCTCAGGGGACGGCGATTGCGACCGGGGACCGGCTGCGACAGTACGTCCTCCACCACGCGGTCGTGCCGGGTCAGCCCGAGGATCGAACCAGCGTTTCTGCGGCTACCGCAGAGGCCGGGCAGGCGCGAGCCTCGACCGACGGCGGGACCGACAGGGACCTGTCGGCCGCTACTCGCGGGGCGAACGTGGCCGCCGGGAACGTGGGTGCCGCGAACGCGGCCGATCTGACGGACGTCCAGCCGCTCGAACCGGCGCGGCCGGCCTCCTCGGGGATCGATCCCGAGACGGCGACTGCGCCGGCCGCACCGGAACACGACGACGACGGTCGAGTCGGGCTGTGGCTCGCGACCGACTCGGATGGGACGATCGTCGGTCGGGACGAACTCTCTGTCGTCGGGATCACCGAGACGGGTTTCCGGGCCAGCGTCGACAGCGTCGACACCGACAGTCGCGGCCCAGCCGGTCCAAGACCGACCGTCGTCTATCGGGCGTGGCCGGCGCTGGACGTTACGGGGAGCGAGCGGGAATCGACTGTCCAGGCCGGCGAAACCAGGGACGAACATCCACCTCGGGAGACCCAGAATCAGCAGCAGACACAGCGTAAGCAAGACCAGCAACAGGTCCAGGGCAGCCAGCGCGAACGGCCAGTTCGGGAGAACCGAGCCGACCTGAGCGATACGAGACCGTCGGCGGAGTCGTCGACCCGGGAGGGCCGCCGATGA
- a CDS encoding DUF6603 domain-containing protein, translating to MSDDEPSTDEVILAELAKVMEPIGDAANNGTVPDLLDDMGLTDEVLDVKVDAVVSEIQKITGAYATLESAIIDPLSQGNTPDFSNVDEVFEAVKDIFETIKNLDDIEAPDPDVDAIGERVFDYLLITYLADEHPAAHSLLVIIGVVKPEAGPGTVGDLELSAFANVFASPKDLVGDLFNWGSQEFEPYVVLFYVKGVVSALGLDAAFQEAAQEVQQVIDGLDGGTGGNGGTGGGSSGGNGGTGGTGGGGNGGTGGGGAGGNGGGGPAVTGPSAEIANKQLNINVFTVSDSSGSGEMGIHIIPVPGENDSLPGLAIRPFTSGQAEVSEDLGSGWSFNAKVSGNANWAMKITADTSGKVEPEMLDLDASAPVAREAHADARLTYEPSGEADITPILGDPSKTGIGVRYFQTHAKIDYDGETVVFVVEIPARGRIQVKPEGGFLKKVVPDGVAYDFDATVGWSSESGFYFERGGTLEMSLAQQKQLGPLLLEEIYAALEPDNGGASSGGGGAGAGGAGGTGAGGGGGGGAGGGGGGGAGGGGGGGAGGGGGVDADADVDASASADVDLKEGTVIIQGAASGTVELGPVKATVKRMGVEGEVSFPEDGGNLGPAQLDMAFKPPEGVGISIEAGAVSGGGYLEFDYENERYAGVLQIKAGSLTINAVGLLTTELPGGEDGFSLLLIISGEFSPVQLGFGFTLNGVGGIVGVNRSMKRKPLGKAARTGSMDSVLFPQNPVANSQRIISDLRAIFPPNEGTHVFGPMARLGWGTPTLITADLAVVLEVPTWKIALLGRLSALLPDEKAPLIELNLSVAGFLDPPNKQVAIDASLYDSRIVMWTVSGDMAMRSNYGDDPRFLLSVGGWNPRYDPPKNFPELKRVTANLGAPGGNPKIEFTGYFAVTSNTVQAGAGVHALAKAGPAKIEGKLSFDALIQFNPFKFIVDFHASFSVTIKGKGLSISIDGTLSGPGPFRIKGTIKINILFIEIKIKADVTIGPSKDKEELPPARVLPKIEKALNKPANWTAQLPESGASWATFREVEAGEGEVLAHPMGEIGVRQTIAPLQYELETFGNATPSGYTNFEITDVTVEGSAAIDFDATTKEDFAPAQFSKMSDSEKMNSPSFEKHPAGRKMRHAGIYCGFPEGKRDRNRRQTKFGYECSVIDRTKDNWGTDLAKLGRFRAEGLSAISGMTNEQVMALADVGAVAHSPARNVGNHRFRLSEIDQAIVDAVDGGAVATVSGDDGEESVVRGGSDPDTGGLAGSISMGQTSYVVARASDLTQVDIPTADGEMSKSQAQRALSRYESQFPSAAAQLRVVKASRATTDGQGGGSR from the coding sequence ATGAGCGACGACGAGCCGAGCACGGACGAGGTGATTCTCGCCGAACTGGCGAAAGTGATGGAGCCGATCGGCGACGCCGCCAACAACGGGACGGTCCCGGACCTTCTGGACGACATGGGCCTCACCGACGAGGTTCTGGACGTCAAAGTCGACGCCGTCGTCAGCGAGATCCAGAAGATCACCGGCGCCTACGCCACCCTGGAGTCGGCGATCATCGACCCGCTCTCGCAGGGCAACACCCCCGATTTCAGTAACGTCGACGAAGTGTTCGAGGCGGTCAAGGACATCTTCGAGACGATCAAGAATCTCGACGACATCGAGGCCCCGGACCCCGACGTCGACGCCATCGGCGAGCGCGTCTTCGACTACCTCCTTATCACGTACCTCGCCGACGAGCACCCGGCGGCCCACAGCCTGCTGGTCATCATCGGCGTCGTCAAGCCCGAGGCCGGCCCCGGAACGGTCGGCGACCTCGAACTCTCGGCGTTCGCCAACGTTTTCGCCAGCCCGAAAGACCTCGTCGGCGACCTCTTCAACTGGGGGAGTCAGGAGTTCGAACCCTATGTCGTCCTCTTCTACGTCAAAGGCGTCGTCAGCGCGCTCGGACTCGACGCCGCCTTCCAGGAGGCCGCCCAGGAGGTCCAGCAGGTCATCGACGGCCTCGACGGCGGGACCGGCGGTAACGGCGGCACTGGCGGCGGTAGTAGCGGTGGGAACGGCGGCACAGGCGGGACGGGAGGCGGCGGTAACGGCGGAACCGGCGGTGGTGGGGCAGGCGGCAACGGCGGAGGCGGTCCCGCAGTCACCGGCCCCTCCGCGGAGATCGCGAACAAACAGTTGAACATCAATGTCTTCACCGTCTCCGACAGCAGCGGGAGCGGCGAGATGGGGATCCACATCATCCCGGTACCGGGAGAGAACGATTCGCTTCCCGGACTGGCGATTCGGCCGTTCACCAGCGGGCAGGCCGAGGTCAGCGAGGATCTCGGTTCGGGGTGGTCGTTCAACGCGAAGGTGTCGGGCAATGCCAACTGGGCGATGAAGATCACGGCCGACACGAGCGGGAAGGTCGAGCCCGAAATGCTCGATCTCGACGCCTCCGCACCAGTGGCGCGAGAGGCCCACGCCGACGCGAGACTCACCTACGAACCATCAGGCGAGGCAGATATCACGCCGATCCTCGGGGACCCTTCGAAGACTGGAATCGGCGTCCGGTACTTCCAGACTCACGCGAAGATCGACTACGACGGCGAGACGGTCGTGTTCGTGGTCGAGATTCCCGCCCGCGGGCGGATCCAGGTCAAACCCGAAGGCGGCTTCCTGAAGAAGGTCGTCCCCGACGGCGTCGCCTACGACTTCGACGCCACGGTCGGCTGGTCGTCCGAATCCGGGTTCTACTTCGAGCGCGGTGGGACCCTGGAGATGTCCCTGGCCCAGCAAAAACAGCTGGGGCCGCTCCTCCTCGAGGAAATCTACGCCGCCCTCGAACCCGACAACGGCGGTGCCAGTTCAGGGGGCGGCGGGGCAGGTGCTGGCGGTGCTGGCGGAACAGGTGCTGGCGGTGGTGGAGGCGGCGGCGCTGGCGGTGGTGGAGGCGGCGGCGCTGGCGGTGGTGGAGGCGGCGGCGCTGGCGGTGGTGGAGGCGTCGATGCCGACGCGGACGTCGACGCCTCGGCGAGCGCGGACGTCGATCTCAAGGAAGGAACCGTCATCATTCAGGGTGCGGCCTCGGGAACCGTCGAACTCGGGCCGGTCAAGGCCACGGTCAAGCGGATGGGTGTCGAGGGCGAGGTTTCCTTCCCCGAGGACGGCGGGAACCTCGGTCCCGCACAGCTCGATATGGCGTTCAAGCCCCCGGAGGGCGTCGGCATATCGATCGAAGCCGGCGCGGTCTCCGGTGGCGGCTATCTGGAGTTCGACTACGAGAACGAACGCTACGCGGGAGTCCTCCAGATCAAGGCTGGCAGCCTGACGATCAACGCCGTCGGCTTGCTCACGACCGAACTCCCTGGTGGCGAGGACGGCTTTTCGCTCCTCCTCATCATCTCCGGGGAGTTCTCGCCCGTGCAGTTGGGCTTCGGGTTCACGCTCAACGGCGTCGGCGGCATCGTCGGGGTCAACCGCTCGATGAAGCGCAAGCCGCTGGGCAAGGCCGCCCGGACGGGGTCGATGGATTCCGTCCTCTTTCCACAGAACCCCGTCGCCAACTCCCAGCGGATCATCAGCGACCTCCGGGCGATTTTCCCGCCCAACGAGGGCACTCACGTCTTCGGCCCGATGGCCAGACTGGGCTGGGGGACGCCGACGCTCATCACCGCGGATCTGGCGGTCGTCCTCGAAGTCCCGACCTGGAAGATCGCACTGCTCGGGCGACTCTCGGCACTGCTGCCCGACGAGAAAGCGCCGCTGATCGAACTCAATCTGTCGGTCGCGGGCTTTCTGGACCCGCCGAACAAGCAGGTCGCGATCGACGCCTCGCTGTACGACTCACGGATCGTCATGTGGACGGTCAGCGGCGACATGGCGATGCGTTCGAACTACGGCGACGATCCGCGGTTCCTGCTGTCGGTCGGGGGCTGGAACCCCCGCTACGACCCGCCGAAGAACTTCCCCGAACTCAAGCGCGTGACGGCCAATCTGGGCGCGCCCGGCGGCAACCCCAAGATCGAGTTCACGGGCTACTTCGCCGTCACCTCGAACACCGTTCAGGCCGGTGCGGGCGTCCACGCCCTCGCGAAGGCCGGCCCCGCCAAGATCGAAGGCAAGCTGTCCTTCGACGCGCTGATCCAGTTCAACCCGTTCAAGTTCATCGTCGACTTCCACGCGTCGTTCTCGGTCACGATCAAGGGCAAGGGACTGTCGATATCGATCGATGGGACGCTCTCCGGGCCGGGGCCGTTCCGAATCAAGGGGACGATCAAGATCAACATCCTGTTCATCGAGATCAAGATCAAGGCTGACGTCACGATCGGGCCTTCGAAGGACAAAGAGGAGCTGCCGCCGGCTCGCGTCCTGCCGAAGATCGAGAAAGCGCTGAACAAGCCCGCCAACTGGACGGCCCAACTGCCGGAGTCGGGGGCGAGCTGGGCGACCTTCCGCGAAGTCGAAGCGGGCGAGGGTGAGGTGCTGGCTCATCCGATGGGCGAGATCGGCGTCAGACAGACGATCGCGCCGCTGCAGTACGAACTGGAGACGTTCGGCAACGCGACGCCCTCGGGGTACACGAACTTCGAGATCACCGACGTCACAGTTGAGGGATCGGCCGCGATCGACTTCGACGCGACCACGAAAGAGGACTTCGCGCCCGCGCAGTTCTCGAAGATGAGCGACTCGGAGAAGATGAACAGCCCCTCCTTCGAGAAACACCCCGCTGGCCGGAAGATGCGCCACGCGGGGATCTACTGTGGCTTCCCCGAGGGCAAGCGCGATCGCAACCGTCGCCAGACGAAGTTCGGCTACGAGTGTTCTGTCATCGACCGCACCAAGGACAACTGGGGGACCGACCTCGCAAAACTCGGCCGCTTCCGAGCTGAGGGTCTCTCTGCGATCTCGGGGATGACCAACGAGCAGGTGATGGCGCTCGCGGACGTCGGTGCTGTGGCCCACTCGCCGGCACGCAACGTCGGGAATCACCGGTTTCGGCTGAGCGAGATCGATCAGGCGATCGTCGATGCCGTCGACGGCGGTGCGGTCGCCACAGTGAGCGGAGACGACGGCGAGGAGTCGGTCGTCCGCGGCGGGAGCGATCCCGACACGGGCGGGCTGGCCGGCTCGATCTCGATGGGCCAGACCAGCTACGTCGTCGCCAGGGCGAGCGATCTCACGCAGGTCGACATCCCGACCGCCGACGGCGAGATGTCAAAATCACAGGCCCAGCGGGCGCTCTCGCGGTACGAGAGTCAGTTCCCGTCGGCCGCCGCCCAACTCCGGGTGGTCAAAGCCAGCCGGGCGACGACCGACGGTCAGGGGGGTGGGAGTCGATGA